One Gadus chalcogrammus isolate NIFS_2021 chromosome 22, NIFS_Gcha_1.0, whole genome shotgun sequence genomic window carries:
- the rpl15 gene encoding 60S ribosomal protein L15: MGAYKYMQELWRKKQSDVLRFLLRVRCWQYRQLSNLHRAPRPTRPDKARRLGYKAKQGYVIYRIRLRRGGRKRPVPKGATYGKPVHHGVNQIKFARSLQSVAEERAGRHCGGLRVLNSYWVGEDSTYKFFEVILIDTFHKAIRRNPDTQWITKAVHKHREMRGLTSAGKKSRGLGKGHKFHLTIGGSRRACWKRRNTLQLHRYR, from the exons ATGGGAGCATATAAGTATATGCAGGAGTTGTGGCGCAAGAAGCAGTCTGATGTACTCCGCTTCCTCCTCCGTGTGAGATGCTGGCAGTATCGCCAGTTGTCCAACCTCCATCGTGCTCCTAGGCCCACCAGACCCGACAAGGCTCGTAGACTGGGCTACAAGGCCAAGCAGG ggTACGTCATCTACCGTATTCGCCTCCGCCGTGGTGGTCGCAAACGCCCCGTGCCCAAGGGTGCCACCTATGGCAAGCCTGTGCATCATGGTGTCAACCAGATCAAGTTCGCCCGCAGTCTGCAGTCCGTTGCTGAG GAGCGTGCTGGACGTCACTGTGGTGGCCTGAGGGTCCTGAACAGCTACTGGGTGGGCGAGGACTCCACCTACAAGTTCTTCGAGGTCATCCTCATCGACACCTTCCACAAGGCCATCCGCCGCAACCCAGACACCCAATGGATCACAAAGGCCGTGCACAAGCACAGGGAGATGCGTGGCCTGACCTCCGCAGGCAAGAAGAGCCGCGGCTTGGGCAAGGGCCACAAGTTCCACCTCACCATCGGTGGTTCCCGTCGCGCCTGCTGGAAGAGACGCAACACCCTGCAGCTGCATCGTTATCGTTAA
- the nkiras1 gene encoding NF-kappa-B inhibitor-interacting Ras-like protein 1 isoform X2, which yields MGKGCKVVVCGQASVGKTAILEQLLYGNHTVGSETSGTQEDVYVASVETDRGVKEQLRLYDTRGLQDELDLPKHYYLVADGFVLVYSVDSLESFKKVDILKKEIDKSRDKKEDREVTTCCPTTCFFNTDLSLFR from the exons ATGGGGAAGGGCTGTAAAGTTGTTGTCTGCGGCCAGGCTTCTGTTGGAAAGACTGCTATCCTGGAGCAGTTACTCTACGGAAACCACACTGTCG GGTCTGAAACCAGTGGAACCCAGGAGGATGTGTACGTGGCCTCGGTGGAGACGGACCGCGGGGTGAAGGAACAGCTAAGGCTGTACGACACCCGCGGCCTGCAGGACGAACTGGACCTCCCCAAGCACTACTACCTGGTGGCGGACGGCTTCGTGCTCGTCTACAGCGTGGACAGCCTGGAGTCCTTCAAGAAGGTCGACATACTGAAGAAGGAAATCGACAAGTCCAGAGATAAGAAAGAG GACAGGGAAGTCACTACCTGCTGCCCAACAACCTGTTTTTTTAATACAGACTTAAGTCTGTttagataa
- the nkiras1 gene encoding NF-kappa-B inhibitor-interacting Ras-like protein 1 isoform X1 — MGKGCKVVVCGQASVGKTAILEQLLYGNHTVGSETSGTQEDVYVASVETDRGVKEQLRLYDTRGLQDELDLPKHYYLVADGFVLVYSVDSLESFKKVDILKKEIDKSRDKKEVAVIVLGNKTDLREQRQVDPEAAQQWARGEKVKLWEVSVAERGSLIEPFTTLTSRLTQPQSKSAFPLPGRKSKGTPSNDL; from the exons ATGGGGAAGGGCTGTAAAGTTGTTGTCTGCGGCCAGGCTTCTGTTGGAAAGACTGCTATCCTGGAGCAGTTACTCTACGGAAACCACACTGTCG GGTCTGAAACCAGTGGAACCCAGGAGGATGTGTACGTGGCCTCGGTGGAGACGGACCGCGGGGTGAAGGAACAGCTAAGGCTGTACGACACCCGCGGCCTGCAGGACGAACTGGACCTCCCCAAGCACTACTACCTGGTGGCGGACGGCTTCGTGCTCGTCTACAGCGTGGACAGCCTGGAGTCCTTCAAGAAGGTCGACATACTGAAGAAGGAAATCGACAAGTCCAGAGATAAGAAAGAG GTGGCGGTCATCGTCCTGGGCAACAAGACGGACCTGCGGGAGCAGCGGCAGGTGGACCCCGAGGCGGCGCAGCAGTGGGCGCGCGGCGAGAAGGTGAAGCTGTGGGAGGTGAGCGTGGCGGAGCGCGGCTCCCTCATCGAGCCCTTCACCACGCTCACCAGCCGCCTCACGCAGCCGCAGAGCAAGTCCGCCTTCCCCCTGCCCGGCCGCAAGAGCAAGGGCACGCCGTCCAACGACCTCTGA